From the Toxoplasma gondii ME49 chromosome VIIa, whole genome shotgun sequence genome, one window contains:
- the ROP33 gene encoding rhoptry kinase family protein ROP33 (encoded by transcript TGME49_201130~Gene product name based on ToxoDB Community Expert Annotation.~Signal peptide predicted by SignalP 2.0 HMM (probability 1.000) with cleavage site probability 0.354 at residue 33~Predicted trans-membrane domain (TMHMM2.0):12-35), which translates to MASPRRFPCSTMARLCVLLLFFTLCLTTASSLAASDAKLASGAPASDNETQERSQANTASPSLTLALSPSDNSEAETENAGEHSNSSQQATVAPATESVLMSDSVGSDPLAAKTTSEETTVEALNSEATTSEDPLAGRAFSESLDASVKSDTASGESAEVADSLESQEASHLVGADVLIGKERPTDSEVSSATSSPESSAVSSEPERGEDAVALASPSGEDVGQASGDLGPLAPRVSLPSPLEVQGRNRDKQAVGTSLEAAQREAPVDAGAIRDLHHLRPPAPSRGRAAGDGNGNKPIGGKQSGAAPVPPGSPANQQADTNPANETSTGPGAGAGAANDDSGEQSATEDKSDSCGSSCRRGRSERRHRRGLQILTDIASSTWNAIKAVPTAVLSGARKMRLIARGKLPLSWRRFLSKVPRVDVNAVPEFRRLKEQMRREDRMVMLVETPSKELRALVKSAMRALGLSRVRPGITHATDPSPGDDANAQMLEEPLVVKARVFDERDGTRVGLEVNGQLWAAPKNAFILPAYGAWISDLGDWKPRANEGERRRRKKKLFMAFMVMPRTRGDVRDYLCKRSLPVDVKYAAAEMLYAVQKLHREGFLHRDIKLTNFFVGYDGHVLLADFDGVWPIGVPADADKYLVYTRGYLAPEIDPHDQVILNTAKSDVYALGVCLKQLAKRYPKTADVDKLHDLSDKMTEANPRRRFTLEEALGHSFFDGVDFETLEQLKHPAPFPGDFQNRATFYR; encoded by the exons ATGGCTTCTCCACGCCGCTTTCCATGTTCCACCATGGCGCGGCTATGtgttttgcttcttttctttacTCTGTGTCTCACCACTGCGTCGTCCCTGGCTGCGTCGGACGCGAAACTCGCTTCGGGTGCTCCCGCCAGTGACAAtgagacacaggagagaagccagGCAAATACAGCGTCACCCTCGCTAACCTTGGCGCTGAGTCCGTCGGACAACTctgaagcggagacagaaaatgCGGGGGAACACTCTAATTCCTCGCAGCAGGCGACCGTCGCGCCTGCAACCGAGTCGGTCTTGATGAGTGACTCAGTAGGCTCTGATCCGCTGGCCGCGAAAACCacaagcgaggagacaactGTCGAAGCGCTAAACTCGGAGGCGACAACCAGCGAAGATCCACTCGCTGGCAGGGCGTTTTCAGAGAGCCTCGATGCCTCTGTGAAGAGCGACACTGCGTCAGGCGAAAGCGCAGAAGTTGCGGATTCGCTAGAATCTCAGGAGGCTTCTCACCTGGTTGGAGCAGACGTCCTGATTGGAAAGGAACGACCGACTGATAGCGAAGTTTCGAGTGCGACAAGCAGTCCCGAGTCTTCTGCTGTCAGTAGCGAgccggagagaggggaggatGCCGTCGCCCTCGCGTCGCCTAGTGGTGAGGACGTAGGCCAAGCGTCTGGCGACTTAGGTCCCCTAGCGCCCCGCGTTTCGTTACCGTCGCCGTTGGAAGTTCAAGGCCgcaacagagacaaacaggCGGTCGGCACAAGCCTCGAGGCGGCCCAGCGAGAGGCGCCAGTCGACGCGGGCGCGATACGCGACCTCCACCACCTCCGGCCTCCCGCGCCTTCCCGTGGAAGGGCCGCTGGCGACGGCAACGGAAACAAGCCGATTGGAGGCAAGCAGAGTGGAGCGGCGCCAGTGCCTCCCGGCTCTCCTGCCAATCAACAGGCTGACACCAACCCAGCGAATGAGACCTCGACAGGCCCTGGAGCCGGTGCGGGTGCGGCGAATGATGACAGTGGAGAGCAATCCGCGACAGAGGACAAGAGTGACAGTTGCGGGTCGTCCTGCCGAAGAGGCCGGAGCGAGAGGCGCCACAG GAGAGGACTGCAGATTCTCACGGACATTGCTTCGTCGACGTGGAACGCTATCAAAGCGGTACCAACGGCAGTCCTTTCGGGCGCCAGGAAAATGCGTCTGATCGCTCGCG GGAAGCTGCCACTGTCGTGGCGGAGGTTCCTAAGTAAGGTGCCTCGGGTGGATGTGAATGCGGTCCCCGAGTTCCGTAGACTGAAAGAGCAGATGCGTCGCGAGGATCGCATGGTGATGCTCGTGGAGACTCCGTCGAAGGAGCTGAGAGCGCTGGTGAAGTCGGCGATGCGTGCGCTGGGGCTGTCTCGCGTCAGGCCGGGGATCACTCACGCGACGGACCCGTCGCCAGGCGATGATGCCAACGCGCAGATGCTCGAAGAGCCGCTGGTGGTGAAGGCGCGCGTTTTTGACGAACGAGACGGGACGCGCGTGGGCCTGGAAGTGAATGGGCAGCTTTGGGCCGCGCCGAAGAACGCCTTTATCCTGCCAGCTTACGGAGCGTGGATCTCTGACTTGGGTGACTGGAAGCCGCGGGCGAATGAGGGGGAGCGCCgcaggaggaaaaagaagctgTTCATGGCCTTCATGGTGATGCCTCGGACGCGAGGCGACGTTCGAGACTACCTGTGCAAGCGGTCGCTTCCCGTCGACGTCAAGTACGCTGCAGCTGAGATGCTGTACGCAGTCCAGAAGCTGCACCGCGAAGGCTTTTTACACAGAGACATCAAGCTGACAAATTTCTTCGTGGGGTACGACGGCCATGTGCTCCTCGCCGACTTCGACGGCGTCTGGCCGATCGGAGTGCCGGCGGACGCAGACAAGTACCTCGTCTACACCCGGGGCTACTTGGCCCCTGAGATAGACCCTCACGACCAAGTCATTTTGAACACCGCAAAGTCTGATGTGTACGCCCTCGGCGTCTGCCTCAAGCAGCTGGCGAAGCGGTACCCGAAGACAGCCGACGTAGACAAGCTGCACGACTTGAGTGATAAGATGACGGAGGCGAATCCTCGCAGAAGATTCACGCTTGAGGAAGCTCTGGGGCACAGTTTCTTCGACGGCGTCGACTTCGAAACGCTCGAACAACTTAAACACCCGGCGCCGTTCCCTGGAGACTTCCAAAATCGCGCGACGTTTTATCGATAG
- a CDS encoding hypothetical protein (encoded by transcript TGME49_201140): MAAVSSFSSTSARAEEEGRAPGEEFRRAEERGRRGAGGTQLSYGEGERRRDRDAERESYLRRHKEDSRHERERRRHPCPSDHRLGAFSWRRYRQRNSPEVEGYAPRRSRSRTPSYESARRGRDRRRDEDISYRSRQRSRERERTQWRTPGPRTDHREDNYSSRRERRRSFSDDPGMDRRDRGRDARGDSYRDLREEAGGDSRSGRREDSGRREETEGRHGGDTPDERETCTGIQFSPCSQTNRDERAVEIEDEGAGPVGASTSASPLILRPRGDGVGPAHPSTSSQLPPPFKSSYGATDGDYRGPLSGSVVRLSPVSAPAQGFALGQRGPEDATTGFPGDRHEGAQRQQHAFDDGSRHRGPEGVRLAQAVTPGMGGRPDAAGAEPNSLQPFGAQMCRPPPPPAPTAFPSVPHSQSDNHFRPSLSSQHPSHPHSFPPPSCPPHFPSPAPPLTGPPAGLCPRPGDGSLGHCRPPYPPPLVMGAAGGRAVPGNGEGPMFLNASSGFPPSGPLPNPTHAMVAPPPYFGPPRNGGGLRPGPPPLRHGPPAGPLGSDAPGRPPLGTGGPPPNWVSGRGEENPRGPEAPGRPAMQRPFEEGTWRETGGPGFHDEGATCCGAENTAGTAPVVLRLAGVPGPFLTHENMLSFCSMFGQVAHVDVQPGQQSVRATFADPAAAAEAGRNAPRAFGAPALVVEIISQLSGVSGGAVSAVSPPSALHEGSASNAVLIHTPGSNKFVSAEYVEKQKQLEELQRKREQCAKKKQELLAKLTESLKEAIARLTDAQTPENEKEAVRAMIASIKEKISLLSDDKQKDARPEEEVRLEEKLRRLQAEAVARGLNPRLLLQQAAAQNPYKLDFRTTYIKCSGPALDNIQDQETFTEWVLAHSDALLADAIEAILRVEEGGTSFSCLKYINRQAAEQVMRNRASLDAHLEWMAPPALPEAPACASDASLFEAREGEEEPRTSSLAAAYDSPPGFAAAASSDDLDGRRSLLDSDLEALRREESRAEERNAAVAHTPGTSDKTRTGQTASRDGGKPFDQHHSLHETEVDYDFE; the protein is encoded by the exons ATGGCTgccgtttcgtctttttcttcgacttcggcgagagcagaagaagaagggagggcGCCAGGCGAGGAGTtcagaagagcagaagagagaggacgcagggGCGCGGGGGGCACCCAGTTGTCTtacggcgaaggcgaacggCGGCGCGACCGagatgcagagagggagagttACCTGCGCAGACACAAAGAAGACTCCAGACacgagcgagaaaggaggagacacccgTGTCCATCCGACCACAGACTGGGGGCCTTCTCTTGGCGACGGTATAGACAGCGAAACTCCCCCGAGGTCGAGGGCTACGCCCCCCGACGAAGTCGGAGCCGGACGCCTTCTTACGAGTCTGCTCGACGAggtcgagacagaagaagagacgaagataTCTCCTACCGAagccgacagagaagcagagagagagagcgaactcAATGGAGAACCCCAGGGCCCCGAACAGACCACAGGGAAGACAACTACTcgagcaggagagagcgacgacggaGCTTCTCCGACGACCCTGGGATGGaccgaagagacagaggacgcgatgccagaggagacagctaCAGAGACCttcgagaagaggcaggcggagacagccgcagcgggagaagggaggactCAGGAAGgcgtgaggagacagagggacgACACGGCGGAGACACTCCAGACGAACGCGAGACCTGCACTGGCATTCAATTCAGTCCCTGCTCGCAAACGAACAGAGATGAACGAGCTGTTGAAAttgaagacgaaggcgcag GTCCAGTCGGCGCGTCCACCTCGGCATCTCCTCTCATTCTTCGTCCTCGAGGGGATGGAGTAGGACCGGCGCATCCTTCGACTTCGTCGCAGCTGCCTCCTCCCTTCAAGTCCTCCTACGGGGCCACCGACGGCGACTACAGAGGCCCTCTGTCTGGGTCCGTCGTTCGCTTGTCGCCGGTCTCCGCGCCCGCCCAGGGCTTCGCTCTGGGGCAGCGAGGCCCCGAAGATGCCACGACGGGATTCCCAGGAGACAGGCACGAAGGGGCTCAAAGACAGCAGCATGCGTTCGACGATGGGAGCCGACACAGGGGACCCGAGGGCGTGCGTCTCGCTCAGGCCGTGACACCGGGTATGGGAg GTCGCCCTGACGCCGCGGGCGCGGAACCGAACTCTCTGCAGCCCTTTGGAGCCCAGATGTGCCGTCCCCCGCCTCCGCCTGCTCCGACTGCGTTTCCGTCTGTCCCGCACAGTCAAAGTGACAACCACTTTCGACCTTCCCTCTCGTCGCAGCATCCTTCACATCCTCATTCCTTTCCTCCGCCGAGCTGTCCTCCTCACTTTCCTTCGCCTGCTCCGCCCCTCACGGGCCCACCAGCCGGCCTCTGTCCCCGCCCCGGGGACGGGTCCCTCGGGCACTGTCGCCCGCCGTACCCCCCGCCTTTGGTCATGGGCGCGGCTGGCGGCAGAGCGGTGCcgggaaacggagaaggtCCGATGTTCCTCAATGCCTCTTCTGGGTTTCCGCCCTCTGGCCCTCTACCGAATCCGACGCACGCCATGGTTGCTCCGCCTCCGTACTTTGGGCCCCCCCGAAACGGCGGGGGCCTGAGGCCCGGCCCTCCACCCCTGCGACACGGGCCACCTGCAGGCCCGTTGGGCTCCGACGCGCCCGGACGTCCGCCGCTCGGGACCGGCGGCCCCCCGCCCAACTGGGTCTCGGGGCGTGGCGAGGAGAACCCTCGCGGCCCCGAGGCTCCAGGCCGGCCAGCGATGCAGCGGCCGTTCGAAGAGGggacgtggagagagacagggggcCCCGGCTTCCACGACGAAGGCGCGACCTGCTGCGGCGCAGAGAACACTGCTGGGACCGCACCCGTCGTCCTCAGGCTTGCAGGTGTTCCAGGCCCTTTTCTCACACATGAAAACatgctctccttctgctccaTG TTCGGCCAGGTCGCTCACGTCGACGTACAGCCGGGGCAACAGTCAGTTCGCGCCACGTTCGCCGATCCAGCCGCAGCTGCGGAGGCCGGGCGGAATGCTCCGCGAGCATTTGGGGCTCCTGCTCTTGTC GTTGAAATAATCTCGCAACTCAGTGGCGTCTCCGGGggagctgtctccgcggtATCCCCTCCCTCTGCGCTCCACGAAGGAAGCGCGTCGAACGCCGTCCTAATTCACACGCCGGGTTCCAACAAGTTTGTGTCTGCGGAGTATGTGGAGAAGCAG AAGCAACTGGAGGAGCtgcagcggaagagagagcagtgcgcgaagaaaaagcaggagTTACTTGCGAAATTGACTGAAAGTCTAAAG GAAGCGATCGCACGCCTGACAGACGCTCAGACGCccgaaaacgaaaaggaggCGGTGCGCGCCATGATTGCGTCTATCAAAGAGAaaatctctcttctctccgacgACAAGCAAAAAG ACGCTCGTCCGGAAGAGGAAGTACGCTtggaagagaagctgcgcCGCCTCCAGGCCGAAGCTGTCGCTCGTGGCTTAAACCCGCGCCTGCTGCTCCAACAGGCGGCCGCCCAAAATCCTTACAAGCTCGACTTCCGAACGACTTACATCAAGTGTTCAGGTCCCGCTCTTGACAACATCCAAG ACCAGGAAACCTTTACCGAGTGGGTGCTCGCTCACTCAGATGCACTCTTGGCTGACGCAATCGAGGCCATACTCAgagtcgaagaaggcggcacAAGTTTCTCCTGCCTCAAGTACATCAATCGACAAGCGGCCGAACAG GTGATGAGAAATCGCGCGTCGCTGGATGCGCACTTGGAGTGGATGGCGCCGCCGGCGCTGCCGGaggcgcctgcatgcgcctcggACGCGTCGCTGTTTGAGGCCCGcgagggcgaagaggagcCACGGACCTCTTCCCTCGCTGCGGCGTATGACTCCCCTCCCGGCTTCGCTGCGGCTGCGTCGAGCGACGACCTTGACGGCCggcgttctctcctcgacagCGATTTAGAGGCCttgaggcgagaggagagtcgagcggaagagagaaacgcggctGTTGCCCACACGCCTGGCACAAGCGACAAAACACGAACGGGCCAGACAGCGAGCCGAGACGGAGGCAAACCATTCGACCAGCACCACAGCCTCCATGAGACTGAGGTCGACTACGACTTCGAGTAA